From a single Caldanaerobius fijiensis DSM 17918 genomic region:
- a CDS encoding ParM/StbA family protein, whose translation MKLIGIDIGNDSIKIKAKDNEINIMNLISAGYNRRVFGQEMGHLSNLLDVSIESKGKDLGRYFIGGLAFKENRGDMIEKSRGETKAESDTTYIMILASLAYALYDENNPVKKEYVTLGAGLPTEEYFNDRLLDLFKSRLKGTHKVTFHSPNFKGAQITIIIDRVEVIPEGTSAALSILYDDKGRFKEKYEHLRDKLILIIDIGSLTVDVSTMENGTFIGKGFFGINKGIADPLNSILLDLKNSYGYETSRHKLDYYLRRYGFIEFSGNKISLTEMAERHFEDFTRVMANQIYKELDMHGLNINDVHTAFIVGGGAITLKNYLDKYLHFSRLEFAENPLMANAEGYLKSISFIAASGEEEKKEVFEEEVAISKQE comes from the coding sequence ATGAAGTTAATAGGCATTGATATCGGTAACGATAGCATAAAGATCAAAGCAAAAGACAATGAAATAAACATAATGAATTTAATATCAGCTGGTTACAACAGAAGGGTATTTGGGCAGGAAATGGGTCATTTAAGTAATTTATTAGATGTTTCAATAGAAAGTAAAGGTAAGGATTTAGGGCGGTATTTTATTGGAGGTCTTGCTTTTAAAGAAAATAGAGGCGATATGATAGAAAAAAGCAGGGGTGAGACGAAAGCCGAAAGCGACACGACGTACATAATGATATTAGCGTCATTGGCATATGCATTGTATGATGAAAATAATCCTGTAAAGAAGGAATATGTAACATTGGGTGCCGGGCTTCCTACTGAAGAGTACTTTAATGATAGATTGCTGGATTTGTTTAAATCACGTTTAAAAGGTACTCATAAAGTTACCTTTCATAGTCCAAATTTTAAAGGAGCTCAAATAACGATAATAATTGATAGAGTTGAAGTAATACCGGAGGGAACCAGTGCAGCGCTCAGTATACTTTACGATGATAAAGGGCGTTTTAAAGAAAAATACGAACATTTAAGAGATAAGCTTATACTGATAATAGATATAGGTAGTCTCACGGTTGATGTTTCCACCATGGAAAATGGTACTTTTATCGGTAAAGGATTTTTTGGTATAAATAAAGGAATTGCCGATCCTCTCAATAGCATCCTTTTAGATTTAAAAAATAGTTATGGATATGAAACCAGCAGGCATAAACTTGATTATTACTTGCGCAGGTATGGCTTTATAGAATTTTCAGGCAATAAGATTTCACTTACAGAAATGGCAGAAAGACATTTTGAAGATTTTACGAGGGTAATGGCAAATCAAATTTATAAAGAATTGGACATGCATGGATTGAACATCAATGACGTGCATACGGCTTTTATCGTAGGAGGTGGAGCCATAACGTTAAAAAATTACTTAGATAAATACCTCCATTTTTCCAGGCTTGAGTTTGCAGAAAACCCCTTGATGGCCAATGCTGAAGGATACTTGAAAAGTATTTCCTTTATAGCTGCATCAGGTGAGGAAGAAAAAAAAGAGGTATTTGAAGAGGAAGTAGCTATTTCCAAACAAGAATAA